A stretch of Myceligenerans xiligouense DNA encodes these proteins:
- the prfB gene encoding peptide chain release factor 2, producing the protein MATIDFPSEIKGLRGTLESIEAVSDPSVLRGKIAELSEQASAPDLWDDPETGQKVTSALSAVQAELDRVKKLGARIDDVEALVELGEEMDDEDSFREAETEIAAIRKDLDSLEVRTLLNGEYDAREAVVTIRAGAGGVDAADFAEMLLRMYLRWAERHGYPTKVGDTSYAEEAGLKSATFEVNVPYAFGTLSVEAGTHRLVRISPFDNQGRRQTSFAAVEVVPLIEQTDHIEIPESELKIDVYRSSGPGGQSVNTTDSAVRMTHIPTGVVVAMQNEKSQIQNRAAAYRVLQSRLLLLRRQEEAAKKKELAGDIKASWGDQMRSYVLQPYQMVKDLRTEHEQGNTQAIFDGAIDDFIEAGIRWRRNQQAPSS; encoded by the coding sequence GTGGCAACCATCGACTTCCCGTCCGAGATCAAGGGCCTGCGCGGCACCCTCGAGTCCATCGAGGCGGTCAGTGACCCGAGCGTGCTGCGCGGCAAGATCGCCGAGCTGTCCGAGCAGGCGTCGGCGCCTGACCTCTGGGACGACCCGGAGACCGGGCAGAAGGTGACGTCCGCGCTGTCGGCGGTGCAGGCCGAGCTGGACCGGGTGAAGAAGCTCGGGGCGCGGATCGACGACGTCGAGGCCCTGGTCGAGCTCGGGGAGGAGATGGACGACGAGGACTCCTTCCGGGAGGCGGAGACCGAGATCGCCGCGATCCGCAAGGACCTGGACTCGCTCGAGGTGCGCACCTTGCTCAACGGCGAGTACGACGCGCGGGAAGCCGTCGTCACGATCCGGGCGGGGGCCGGGGGCGTGGACGCCGCGGACTTCGCCGAGATGCTGCTGCGCATGTACCTGCGCTGGGCCGAGCGGCACGGCTATCCCACCAAGGTGGGCGACACGTCGTACGCGGAAGAGGCGGGCCTGAAGTCGGCGACGTTCGAGGTCAACGTGCCGTACGCGTTCGGGACGCTGTCCGTCGAGGCCGGCACGCACCGGCTCGTGCGGATCTCCCCGTTCGACAACCAGGGGCGCCGGCAGACGTCGTTCGCCGCGGTCGAGGTGGTCCCGCTCATCGAGCAGACCGACCACATCGAGATCCCGGAGTCCGAGCTCAAGATCGACGTGTACCGGTCCTCCGGGCCTGGCGGCCAGTCGGTGAACACCACGGACTCCGCGGTGCGCATGACGCACATCCCGACGGGTGTCGTGGTCGCGATGCAGAACGAGAAGTCGCAGATCCAGAACCGCGCCGCCGCGTACCGCGTGCTTCAGTCCCGGCTGCTCCTGCTGCGGCGACAGGAGGAAGCCGCGAAGAAGAAGGAACTCGCCGGCGACATCAAGGCGAGCTGGGGCGACCAGATGCGCTCGTACGTGCTGCAGCCGTACCAGATGGTCAAGGACCTGCGCACCGAGCACGAGCAGGGCAACACGCAGGCGATCTTCGACGGGGCCATCGACGACTTCATCGAGGCCGGCATCCGCTGGCGCCGCAACCAGCAGGCCCCCAGCTCCTGA
- a CDS encoding pilus assembly protein, giving the protein MEVLLAVALLVPLVYLVAVVGRVQAGTFAAETAAREAVRAVVTAESAGQGAARAEAAVRIALRDQDLPEDAASLDLECGHAVCLTPGGDVAAVVHVAVPLPLVPRTFGSRVPTVVRVDAAHVGTVDRYAAVRP; this is encoded by the coding sequence GTGGAGGTCTTGCTCGCCGTGGCGCTTCTGGTGCCGCTGGTCTACCTCGTCGCCGTGGTGGGGCGCGTCCAGGCCGGGACGTTCGCCGCCGAGACCGCCGCGCGGGAGGCCGTGCGGGCGGTGGTGACCGCCGAGTCCGCGGGTCAGGGTGCGGCGCGGGCCGAGGCCGCCGTGCGCATCGCGCTGCGAGATCAGGACCTGCCGGAGGACGCGGCGTCCCTCGACCTCGAGTGCGGGCACGCGGTCTGCCTGACCCCGGGCGGGGACGTGGCCGCCGTCGTCCACGTCGCCGTGCCGTTGCCGCTCGTGCCCAGGACCTTCGGTTCGCGCGTCCCCACCGTGGTGCGCGTGGACGCGGCGCACGTGGGCACCGTGGACCGCTACGCGGCGGTGCGGCCGTGA
- a CDS encoding TadE/TadG family type IV pilus assembly protein: MTSRGERGSAVAEAVVVTGFVLALLLAVVQVTLAVHVRALAIDAAAEGARVAARADRGPADGAARTRELLAESLNGSYARDVTARATRLDGLSVIEVEVTTPLPVIGLLGPAAAVTVQGHALEEP; the protein is encoded by the coding sequence GTGACCTCGCGTGGCGAGCGCGGGTCCGCCGTCGCCGAGGCCGTGGTCGTGACCGGGTTCGTCCTCGCGCTGCTGCTCGCCGTCGTGCAGGTGACGCTCGCCGTGCACGTGCGTGCCCTGGCGATCGACGCGGCCGCCGAGGGTGCCCGCGTCGCGGCGCGGGCGGACCGCGGGCCGGCAGACGGGGCCGCCCGCACACGGGAGCTGCTCGCCGAGTCGTTGAACGGCTCGTACGCCCGCGACGTGACGGCCCGCGCGACCAGGCTGGACGGGTTGAGCGTGATCGAGGTGGAGGTCACCACGCCGCTCCCGGTGATCGGCCTGCTGGGACCGGCGGCGGCCGTCACCGTTCAGGGACATGCGCTGGAGGAACCGTGA
- a CDS encoding type II secretion system F family protein: MNAWAAWGGVAGLGLGAGLWLLWAAVRARRPSLAERLAPYLRPRPSTSALLHDGGRGRTGPFGLLVALVALPEIAARLERLGSPADALLRRLDRAGVGETVEHFRARQLAWTVLGLAGGLGAAIVLAWTRPAPGAVLGALVVLGGAVGYVACDQALTWTVRRREERMLAEFPAVADLLALAVAAGEGPAAALDRVARGTTGELSRELTRVAWAVRAGATVPDALTAMSARTGCVPLSRFADAVAVALERGTPLAGVLQAQAQDVREAGRRALMESGGRREIAMLVPVVFLILPVTVMFAVFPSLAALRVGF, translated from the coding sequence ATGAACGCGTGGGCGGCGTGGGGCGGCGTGGCCGGGCTCGGTCTCGGGGCCGGGCTGTGGCTCCTGTGGGCGGCGGTGCGGGCACGCCGACCGAGTCTGGCCGAGCGGCTCGCACCGTACCTCCGCCCCCGCCCGTCGACCTCGGCGCTGCTGCACGACGGCGGCCGTGGCCGCACCGGGCCGTTCGGCCTCCTTGTCGCCCTGGTGGCCCTGCCCGAGATCGCCGCGCGGCTGGAGCGTCTCGGCTCACCGGCCGACGCGCTGCTCCGCCGCCTCGACCGGGCGGGGGTGGGCGAGACGGTGGAGCACTTCCGGGCGCGCCAGCTCGCCTGGACCGTGCTCGGGCTCGCGGGCGGTCTCGGTGCCGCGATCGTGCTCGCGTGGACGAGGCCGGCCCCGGGCGCCGTGCTCGGTGCGCTCGTCGTGCTCGGCGGGGCAGTGGGCTACGTGGCCTGCGACCAGGCGCTGACCTGGACGGTGCGACGCCGCGAGGAACGGATGCTCGCCGAGTTCCCGGCCGTCGCCGACCTGCTCGCACTGGCCGTCGCCGCCGGAGAGGGGCCCGCCGCCGCCCTGGACCGCGTCGCCCGCGGTACCACCGGGGAGCTGTCCCGCGAGCTGACGCGCGTCGCCTGGGCCGTCCGCGCCGGGGCCACCGTGCCGGACGCTCTCACCGCGATGTCCGCGCGCACCGGCTGCGTGCCGCTGAGCCGGTTCGCCGACGCGGTGGCCGTCGCGCTGGAACGCGGGACACCACTGGCCGGAGTGCTCCAGGCGCAGGCCCAGGACGTCCGCGAGGCGGGTCGGCGTGCCCTCATGGAGTCGGGCGGGCGCCGCGAGATCGCGATGCTCGTCCCCGTCGTCTTCCTGATCCTGCCGGTGACCGTCATGTTCGCCGTGTTTCCCAGCCTCGCCGCCCTGCGGGTGGGGTTCTGA
- a CDS encoding type II secretion system F family protein, with translation MGVVAGLLLGAGVWCLWWSWWERPSDRPPGVRTARARELLSQAGLPDASPAALHGATGTAALAAGIVVLAATRSPAVALCFAALAALGPRAALRARARSRSRSLRAVWPDVVDHLASGVRAGLSLPEAVAQLAERGPVALREPFAQFARDFRASGRFGDSLTALKDRLADPVADRIVEALRITHDVGGRDLGRLLRTLSGFLREDLRTRGELEARQSWTVNGARVAVAGPWLVLALLATRPGAVGAYDTPAGAAVLIAGAGCSLAAYRVMLRVGRLPAEARVLR, from the coding sequence ATGGGCGTCGTCGCCGGCCTGCTCCTCGGCGCGGGCGTCTGGTGCCTGTGGTGGTCCTGGTGGGAACGGCCGTCCGACCGGCCACCCGGAGTCCGCACCGCCCGTGCCCGCGAGCTGCTCAGCCAGGCGGGCCTCCCGGACGCCTCGCCCGCGGCGCTCCACGGCGCGACGGGAACGGCCGCGCTGGCCGCGGGCATCGTCGTGCTCGCGGCCACCAGGTCACCGGCGGTCGCCCTCTGCTTCGCGGCGCTCGCGGCGCTGGGGCCCCGCGCCGCACTGCGGGCACGGGCGCGCTCCCGGTCTCGCTCGCTGCGCGCCGTGTGGCCGGACGTGGTCGACCACCTGGCGTCCGGTGTGCGGGCAGGACTGTCGCTTCCGGAGGCCGTGGCCCAGCTCGCGGAACGCGGGCCCGTCGCGCTGCGCGAGCCGTTCGCCCAGTTCGCCCGCGACTTCCGGGCGTCCGGCCGGTTCGGCGACAGCCTCACCGCGCTCAAGGACCGGCTCGCCGACCCGGTGGCCGACCGGATCGTCGAGGCGCTGCGGATCACGCACGACGTCGGCGGGCGGGACCTCGGCCGGCTGCTGCGCACGCTGTCCGGGTTCCTGCGAGAGGACCTGCGCACCCGCGGCGAGCTCGAGGCGCGGCAGAGCTGGACCGTCAACGGCGCGCGCGTCGCCGTCGCCGGGCCGTGGCTGGTGCTCGCACTGCTCGCGACCCGCCCCGGCGCCGTCGGGGCGTACGACACGCCGGCGGGGGCCGCGGTGCTGATCGCGGGCGCCGGATGCTCGCTCGCCGCGTACCGTGTGATGCTGCGGGTGGGGCGGCTCCCGGCCGAGGCTCGGGTGCTCCGATGA
- a CDS encoding CpaF family protein — protein MVLLEREVRELVRRRGVDPVAEPDAFGDLVSEAVADYENRAARGVVAPLADAGRAAQEVHAAIGGLGPLQSYIDDPNVEEIWVNSPSQVFVARGGKSELTTTMLSAEQVGDLVERMLKSTGRRLDLSSPFVDACLPGGERLHAVLPGVTRKHLSVNIRKHVVRASGLDELVRLGSLTPQAATFLGAAVRAGLNVLVAGATQAGKTTMLNALAGSIPAHERVVSCEEVWELRLPVRDQVAMQCRQASLEGTGEIPLRRLVKEALRMRPDRIVIGEVREAEAFDLLVALNSGIPGMCTVHASSAREAVVKMTTLPLLAGENVTDRFVVPTVAAAIDLVVHLAIERGHRVVREILAVTGRVEDGVVETATLFRRDDQGLRRADGMPPHLRRFADAGIDVHAVLAGHGTGRAEPAGSGRATWPEAGTRATPAQPGTRPRAESPWTVAARA, from the coding sequence GTGGTCTTGCTTGAGCGCGAGGTGCGGGAACTCGTGCGCCGGCGCGGCGTCGACCCGGTCGCGGAGCCCGATGCTTTTGGCGACCTGGTGAGTGAGGCCGTAGCGGATTACGAGAACCGAGCTGCACGGGGCGTCGTTGCACCGCTTGCGGATGCCGGACGTGCCGCACAAGAGGTCCATGCCGCCATCGGCGGCCTGGGTCCCCTGCAATCGTATATAGACGATCCGAACGTCGAGGAGATTTGGGTTAATTCACCGAGTCAGGTGTTCGTCGCCCGGGGCGGGAAGAGCGAGCTGACCACCACGATGCTCAGCGCCGAGCAGGTGGGGGACCTGGTGGAGCGGATGCTCAAGTCCACCGGGCGGCGGCTCGACCTGAGCAGCCCCTTCGTGGACGCGTGCCTTCCCGGGGGAGAGCGACTGCACGCCGTGCTTCCAGGCGTCACCCGCAAGCACCTCAGCGTCAACATCCGCAAGCACGTGGTGCGGGCCTCCGGACTCGACGAGCTGGTCCGGCTCGGCTCCCTCACCCCGCAGGCGGCCACGTTCCTCGGCGCCGCGGTACGGGCCGGGCTGAACGTGCTCGTCGCCGGAGCCACGCAGGCCGGGAAGACCACCATGCTCAACGCGCTCGCCGGATCCATCCCGGCGCACGAGCGCGTCGTCTCGTGCGAAGAGGTCTGGGAGCTGCGGCTCCCGGTCCGCGACCAGGTGGCGATGCAGTGCCGCCAGGCATCCCTGGAGGGCACCGGCGAGATCCCGCTGCGGCGGCTCGTCAAGGAGGCGCTGCGGATGCGGCCCGACCGCATCGTCATCGGGGAGGTCCGCGAGGCGGAGGCGTTCGACCTGCTCGTCGCCCTGAACTCCGGCATCCCGGGAATGTGCACCGTGCACGCGAGCTCGGCACGCGAGGCCGTCGTGAAGATGACGACCCTGCCCCTGCTCGCGGGAGAGAACGTCACCGACCGGTTCGTCGTGCCCACCGTCGCGGCCGCCATCGACCTCGTGGTGCACCTGGCCATCGAGCGGGGCCACCGGGTGGTGCGCGAGATCCTCGCCGTCACCGGCCGGGTCGAGGACGGCGTCGTCGAGACCGCGACACTCTTCCGGCGCGACGACCAGGGCCTGCGCCGCGCCGACGGGATGCCGCCCCACCTGCGACGGTTCGCCGACGCCGGCATCGACGTGCACGCCGTGCTCGCCGGCCACGGCACCGGGAGGGCGGAGCCGGCGGGGTCCGGGCGCGCGACGTGGCCGGAGGCCGGCACGCGCGCCACTCCTGCCCAGCCGGGTACCCGGCCGCGCGCCGAGTCGCCCTGGACCGTCGCGGCGCGCGCCTGA
- a CDS encoding XRE family transcriptional regulator: protein MTATAHRSGDWWAIEVPEVRGVHTRVKRLDQAAAMAADAVALMLETDPADIDVTVNPVLNEEAAAVVARALKAAQAARQAQEDASAAMRLAVTRLRDAEHLTARDVASLLGVSHQRVSQLAS from the coding sequence GTGACGGCAACCGCTCACCGGTCGGGTGACTGGTGGGCCATCGAGGTGCCCGAGGTGCGTGGAGTGCACACCCGGGTGAAGCGGCTGGACCAGGCTGCGGCCATGGCCGCCGATGCTGTCGCGCTGATGCTGGAGACCGACCCGGCCGACATCGACGTCACCGTCAACCCGGTCCTGAACGAGGAAGCCGCCGCCGTCGTAGCCCGAGCCCTCAAAGCCGCGCAAGCGGCCCGCCAGGCACAGGAAGATGCCTCGGCGGCGATGCGCCTGGCCGTCACCCGACTGAGGGACGCCGAGCACCTCACCGCCCGCGACGTGGCTTCCCTCTTGGGCGTCTCCCACCAGCGTGTCTCTCAGCTCGCCAGCTGA
- a CDS encoding YrhB domain-containing protein → MSSAGNPDQDAIDGISQPCTSKSGAREKAEAYLDGWRQRGHSDILVDRVEEHSRAWIAYYTTRRYLQTGDFTDLPIGASPIVVDKGTGEVHVYGSAPDEYAKFLTWCDNALDHLHRTNAPLRDLLHGITPHQLMGAELPDDAERMLRRGWMIGDRSQLFLAPGPRTTATPTATSIREQEYEHNDVYLPLDDLDQTYPRAYTLDALRRGFTFAARAVRSAPVPIRTRLSAMISMFVNDEGDDFHLQGSRVRFFTDRGTGLEWLDDLEGFQHEAIAVVDREGLEALDRAGRD, encoded by the coding sequence ATGAGCTCCGCAGGCAACCCGGACCAGGACGCGATCGACGGCATCTCCCAACCCTGCACGTCCAAGAGTGGCGCGCGGGAGAAAGCCGAGGCCTACCTCGACGGCTGGCGGCAACGCGGGCACAGCGACATCCTCGTCGACCGGGTCGAGGAGCACTCCCGCGCATGGATCGCGTACTACACCACCCGGCGCTACCTGCAGACCGGGGACTTCACGGACCTACCGATCGGTGCGTCCCCGATCGTTGTGGACAAGGGGACCGGCGAGGTCCATGTGTACGGTTCGGCTCCGGACGAGTACGCGAAGTTCCTCACCTGGTGCGACAACGCCCTGGACCACCTGCACCGGACGAACGCACCCCTGCGCGATCTGCTCCACGGGATCACGCCGCACCAGCTCATGGGCGCCGAACTCCCCGACGATGCGGAGCGCATGCTGCGCCGCGGCTGGATGATCGGGGACCGAAGCCAGCTCTTCCTTGCGCCGGGACCACGGACCACCGCTACCCCCACGGCAACCTCGATCAGAGAACAGGAATACGAGCACAACGACGTCTACCTGCCGCTGGACGACCTGGACCAGACCTACCCACGGGCCTACACCCTTGACGCACTGCGCCGAGGCTTCACGTTCGCAGCGCGAGCCGTTCGCAGTGCGCCGGTCCCCATCAGGACACGGCTGTCAGCGATGATCTCGATGTTCGTCAACGACGAGGGCGATGACTTCCACCTCCAAGGCTCACGCGTCCGGTTCTTCACCGACCGTGGCACCGGGCTCGAGTGGCTCGACGATCTCGAAGGGTTCCAGCACGAGGCCATCGCAGTGGTCGACCGTGAAGGTCTGGAAGCACTCGACCGCGCCGGGCGCGACTGA
- a CDS encoding CPBP family intramembrane glutamic endopeptidase: MMETERRWFLRGDQSAQLEGVPAGVEYHRVLAGEKRRIMRGLLAIALLLAGMIGFGVSFTELSKVIDVEVLGRTEEFTPLRHIAGSLSLVVLIPYSMLLQRLLYGVSPGSLHSVIGRFRFSVFGKSLVVFGPLVLIAMSIPFLLQDGTMVSWTAPDLVAMFLAGLLVTPLAAAGEEYGFRGLMFRVVGGWTRSARVGLVLGIVVTTVVFSLAHGTLDPYLLTSYFVLFGTMAIITWRTGGLEAAVVLHGLYNLTLLLATMLHIDVLGQLASRAAAVGSFVNLIPSAALVVATAVIWWMTRGSGPARTARAERSAAQETATSWVRA, translated from the coding sequence ATGATGGAGACCGAGCGACGTTGGTTCCTGCGCGGGGACCAGTCCGCGCAGCTCGAAGGGGTCCCGGCGGGGGTCGAGTATCACCGCGTCCTCGCGGGCGAGAAACGGCGCATCATGCGCGGCCTCCTCGCGATCGCGCTTCTTCTTGCGGGCATGATCGGCTTCGGAGTCAGCTTCACGGAGCTGTCCAAGGTCATCGACGTCGAGGTGCTCGGGCGGACCGAGGAGTTCACCCCGCTTCGCCACATCGCCGGCTCTCTCTCACTCGTGGTCCTCATCCCGTACTCGATGCTGCTGCAGCGGCTGCTGTATGGGGTGTCACCCGGCTCGTTGCACTCCGTCATCGGGCGCTTCCGTTTCAGCGTCTTCGGCAAGTCCCTGGTCGTCTTCGGGCCGCTCGTCCTGATCGCGATGAGCATCCCATTCCTCCTCCAGGACGGCACGATGGTCTCGTGGACGGCCCCGGACCTCGTCGCCATGTTTCTCGCGGGCCTCCTCGTCACCCCGCTCGCCGCGGCGGGAGAGGAGTACGGCTTCCGCGGATTGATGTTCCGCGTCGTGGGTGGATGGACCCGCAGCGCCCGAGTCGGTCTCGTGCTCGGCATCGTCGTGACGACCGTCGTCTTCTCTCTCGCCCACGGAACTCTCGATCCCTACCTGCTGACGTCGTACTTCGTCCTGTTCGGAACGATGGCGATCATCACGTGGCGAACGGGCGGGCTCGAAGCCGCGGTCGTGCTGCACGGCCTCTACAACCTGACTCTGCTTCTCGCCACGATGCTGCACATCGATGTGCTCGGACAGCTCGCATCCCGCGCGGCCGCTGTCGGATCGTTCGTGAACTTGATCCCCAGCGCGGCGCTCGTCGTCGCCACCGCGGTCATCTGGTGGATGACACGGGGGAGCGGTCCGGCACGCACGGCCCGAGCCGAGCGGTCCGCGGCGCAGGAAACGGCAACGAGCTGGGTGCGAGCATGA
- a CDS encoding TetR/AcrR family transcriptional regulator, whose product MGGSRAGDTRSKILIAAATMLGEDPHARLSVRAVAARAGVSTGSLRHFFPTQRELIDTVVEGLQTLDLPEDPMRDTSLSPAERLEACLQLLLSAVGTGEKARQNWTSLHDAYVASPVPEDSAHVFSALERLSVDRIERWLAALRDEGVLPPGELEQRARFLLTVVNGLSFERAFPGAHSRVGFERHTLRTAVAGVLAS is encoded by the coding sequence GTGGGTGGATCCAGGGCGGGCGACACGAGGTCCAAGATCCTCATCGCTGCGGCGACGATGCTCGGCGAGGACCCGCATGCGCGACTCAGCGTTCGCGCGGTCGCGGCGCGCGCGGGAGTGAGTACGGGATCCCTCCGGCACTTCTTCCCGACGCAGCGGGAGTTGATCGACACGGTCGTCGAAGGCCTGCAGACGCTCGACCTCCCGGAGGATCCCATGCGGGACACCTCGCTCAGCCCGGCCGAGCGGCTCGAAGCATGCCTGCAACTTCTGCTGTCGGCGGTGGGAACGGGCGAGAAGGCACGCCAGAACTGGACCTCTCTTCACGATGCCTACGTCGCGTCGCCGGTCCCCGAGGATTCGGCACATGTCTTCTCCGCGCTGGAACGGCTCTCCGTCGACCGGATCGAACGATGGCTCGCCGCACTGCGCGATGAGGGGGTGCTCCCGCCCGGCGAACTCGAGCAGCGGGCACGGTTCCTGCTGACGGTGGTGAACGGCCTGTCGTTCGAGCGTGCGTTTCCTGGCGCGCACTCGCGCGTCGGCTTCGAAAGACACACGCTCAGGACCGCCGTGGCCGGCGTACTCGCCTCATGA